CGAAGGTGGCGAAGCGTTCGGGCAGATGCGTCGCCCCGAACTGGACCGTGCGCAGGCGTCGGGCCAGCAGCACCGGCCCGGCGAAGGCCAGCAGCACCGCGATCACCCACAGCCCGTTGCGGATCGCGCCCTCGGGCGCCAGCGCGGCCAGCACCAGCAGGACCGCCGCGACCACGGTGACGGTGAACGGATTGACCCAGCTGCCGAACGCGCCGCCCTGCGCGAAGACCCGCTTGCGCTGCATCTCCGCCCACAGCAGCAGCCGCAGCACCAGTTGCGCCGCCGCCAGGATCAGCGGCTGGGTGTGCCCGGTGAAGGCGTGCGGCGCGGTGATGGCGAACACGAACATGCACAGCCCGCACGCGAACAGGAACAGCCGCTGCCCATTCGAGTCCTCGACCCCGTGCACGGCGAGCGTGGTGCCGACCCACGACCACCACATGATGCCCAGCAGCAGCACCGTCTGCCCGACCGCGCCCCAACTCTGTCCCGCGAAGGCGACGTGCGCGGCCTGTGTCACGGCGAACACCAGCACCAGGTCGAAGAACAATTCCGCCCAGCTGGCCTTCTCGTGCGCCTCGTGTTGCGGTTGCGTCACCGTGATCCCTGCCTAGCTCCGTGTCCAGCGCGTTCACTCTAGCCGCGGGCGCGGGCCGCGAAACTCCTGCGGACGGCGAAATCCCGCTGGTGGCGCGGGTCGAACGGCACAATGTCGGCCATGCGGACATGTGCCCGTTTGTTGCGCGCCGTCGTCACCGCGGCGCTGGTCGTGGCGGTCGGTCAGATCGCCACCGTCGAGCAGGTCGCCTCGGCGGCGCCGATCGCGGCGCGCACCCCATCGTTCCAGTCGCCCCGCACCCAATTGCCGTGGACGACCGCCGAACCCGAGGGCGTGCGGGCGCCGGGCGCCGCGCTGGCGGACGGCATCACCGGCACGGTGCTGTGGTCGCGGGAGCTGAACACGCCGGTCCCGATCGCCAGTATCGCGAAGGTGATGACGGCGCTGGTCGCCATCGGCGCGGGCGATCTGGAGCGGCCGATCACGGTGCCGCCGGAGAGCATCGCCTACTGCGTCCGCAACGACGGCAGCAGCGCGGGGCTGGCGGCCGGCGAGGTGCTGACCACCCATCAGCTGCTGTACGCGATGATGCTGCCGTCGGGCTGCGATGCCGCGTACACGCTGGCCGAGGCGTACGGTCCGGGCCAGGACGGCTTCATCGCCAAGATGAACGACACCGCGCGCCTGTTCGGTTTGGGCGCAACGCAATTCGCCGATCCCAGCGGGCTGCCGATCCCGGCCGACGACTCCACCTATTCCACGCCGGCCGATCTGATCGCGCTCGCGGTGCGCGCGATGAGCCTGCCGGTCTTCCGCGAGGTCGCCGGGGCGGCCACCTATCATTTGCCCGCCGGCCCGGCCAATCGCGAACACCAGTGGCGCACCACCAATCAGCTGCTGCGCGAATATCCGGGCACCATCGGCATCAAGACCGGTTCCACCGACGCCGCCGGCGCCTGCCTGCTGTTCGAATCCGTGCGCGCCGGCATCCCGTTGATCGGGGTGGTGCTGCACAGT
This sequence is a window from Nocardia yunnanensis. Protein-coding genes within it:
- a CDS encoding low temperature requirement protein A — translated: MTQPQHEAHEKASWAELFFDLVLVFAVTQAAHVAFAGQSWGAVGQTVLLLGIMWWSWVGTTLAVHGVEDSNGQRLFLFACGLCMFVFAITAPHAFTGHTQPLILAAAQLVLRLLLWAEMQRKRVFAQGGAFGSWVNPFTVTVVAAVLLVLAALAPEGAIRNGLWVIAVLLAFAGPVLLARRLRTVQFGATHLPERFATFVIIALGETLASVGTQAAEAQLGVAAWCAVGLIFLLGCGLWWLYFAYGFSAVEHSLRTNQIRGNVVRDVLSYGHMLLVVGLVLVAVGARTMVEHPTAAPHGMTGYLLPLGATLYVTAFLFTRWRMFGAATLGRLLTALLLAALTAVAPLLPQLATLALVTAILAGLNGFEHWVVATGRPLLVLRNPLRAR
- a CDS encoding D-alanyl-D-alanine carboxypeptidase family protein, with protein sequence MRTCARLLRAVVTAALVVAVGQIATVEQVASAAPIAARTPSFQSPRTQLPWTTAEPEGVRAPGAALADGITGTVLWSRELNTPVPIASIAKVMTALVAIGAGDLERPITVPPESIAYCVRNDGSSAGLAAGEVLTTHQLLYAMMLPSGCDAAYTLAEAYGPGQDGFIAKMNDTARLFGLGATQFADPSGLPIPADDSTYSTPADLIALAVRAMSLPVFREVAGAATYHLPAGPANREHQWRTTNQLLREYPGTIGIKTGSTDAAGACLLFESVRAGIPLIGVVLHSSPGNGALAKDDAVRMLDWAYDPIVSRLPIG